The DNA window TGTTCCCGAACGAAGCCGCGTTCAAAGCCGACACAACCGCTTCTTCATCACCGTCCGCGTATTCCCCACCCATCACGTTTTCTGCGACCGTAGCAGCAAAAACCGTGTAGTCCTGGAAAACGGCTCCGATGTGTTTGCGGTATTCATCGGGAACAAACTCAGTTATACTGCGCCCGTTATAAAGTATCTCGCCGTCCTTTGCATCATAAAGCCTCATAAGCAGCTTGATGAGCGTCGTCTTCCCCGCGCCGTTGTATCCGACAAAGGCGACCTTTTCACCTTTTCTTATCTCAAGATCGATACCCTTGAGCGTTTTCTTCCCGTCCTCCGCAAAGGGATATGCGAATTCAAGATTCCTTATCGAAAGCGATTCGAACGCGGGAACGTCCTTAAGTTCTCCTTTGATCTTGGGTTCGTACCCGACGAACTTCCTGACTCTTTCTATGTAAAGGCTGTGCTCGTGGAACTTATTGATATATCCGATGAGATCAGTTATCGTCCAATACAGCTTGAAACTCGCCGCTATGCTCGCAGAAAACGCGCCAAGCGAAAGAGCAGGGTCAACAATATATCGAATCACCAGATACGTTGTAACAACCGTAGACGGAAACAGATTCAAAAGCCCGGACCGCAGGAATTTCAAAGCGACGATCTTTCCCACATACTTCCTTATGCATCCGATCTTTGTTCCGGTTGTTTTCTGATAGCTGTTCCTCAAATGCTCCGCGATCCCGCCCTGTCTAAGCTCCTTTTGATAATCCTGAAGATAAAAAACCCTGTCCACATAGCTGAGTCTGCGGTTGACCGGATTCAGCTCTTCTTCCATCTTATATTCAATTCTATTTATCTTTATCATAACCACAAATCCGAGCCCGACGGAAACGAGAAGCACTACCGCAACAATCCAGTCTATAAAAGCGAGCACGCCGAGTATGACGGCGCTTGACACAAGGCGGTTGATGAAGATGCTGAAGTTTTCCATAATTTCAACAACGCGATTGTCCGATTC is part of the Clostridia bacterium genome and encodes:
- a CDS encoding ABC transporter ATP-binding protein, producing the protein MKKERIEKEKQEGHSSIGVSKNIWFMLRYSFKYSPSYTFVTLVEAFGRGAWHIIGILFLRYLFDAIEAGVEFRTVLFWSLLVAGYKAAFELFNKWRLEVYVPRVRLILHEGVQSELYKKARELDQSCYDDPEFYNDFIWAIRESDNRVVEIMENFSIFINRLVSSAVILGVLAFIDWIVAVVLLVSVGLGFVVMIKINRIEYKMEEELNPVNRRLSYVDRVFYLQDYQKELRQGGIAEHLRNSYQKTTGTKIGCIRKYVGKIVALKFLRSGLLNLFPSTVVTTYLVIRYIVDPALSLGAFSASIAASFKLYWTITDLIGYINKFHEHSLYIERVRKFVGYEPKIKGELKDVPAFESLSIRNLEFAYPFAEDGKKTLKGIDLEIRKGEKVAFVGYNGAGKTTLIKLLMRLYDAKDGEILYNGRSITEFVPDEYRKHIGAVFQDYTVFAATVAENVMGGEYADGDEEAVVSALNAASFGNKLKELPNGIRSQLTTEFSDDGVGLSGGESQKIAIARVFARPFELIIMDEPSSALDPIAEYEINQSILKSAEGRTVIFISHRLSTTRMADSIYMFADGKIIERGSHDELMRQNGKYAEMYRVQAKKYKNAS